A window of the Harpia harpyja isolate bHarHar1 chromosome 25, bHarHar1 primary haplotype, whole genome shotgun sequence genome harbors these coding sequences:
- the ZNF692 gene encoding zinc finger protein 692 isoform X2: MEPGRPGRQRAPDCIRRQKRRELDARRSKCRIRIGGHLERWCRLKEQLGFALHSQLAQFLLDRYSSHGCVWSPGEPEPNLLHADALQRLVVLSHGHGQECGFVPDVKPPAPGSTSPLVWECVAGHSFSWGVPGAAGDRTPTTGHHGEEQQGDSGCSSPPATGRRRSLRQAGLAAESGSGKGEAEPEGAAQLPVGDRDRTEEPGARSDDTGDGNAAPQVPTETGTVAKDHGSALVPEEKTEQGAEHQEEEEEEEDEDFAEEDDLTYTDDLRDENYHPSLDSDSELQRRQSQTKARKKSVKEEQPPNEPNLTNSSPSEEKGGRVNCKRRAQPCDEDVAQIGPKRIRKAAKREILLCDFEGCGKIFSNRQYLNHHKKYQHVHQKTFTCSEPSCGKSFNFKKHLKEHEKLHSDKRDYICEFCARSFRTSSNLIIHRRIHTGEKPLQCEICGFTCRQKASLNWHMKKHDADSFYQFSCDICGKKFEKKDNVTAHKSKSHPEVPSGPPQAEGGQRQMVPSPPPNFRAGTQAGLEHPEAPGTLAVEPLEMPGLGDTLVSGGELEKTPAPIAASAEYSGQDPGVPRGQVMDSVGS, from the exons atgGAGCCGGGCCGCCCGGGCCGGCAGCGGGCCCCCGATTGCATCCGACGACAGAAGCGACGGGAGCTGGACGCCCGCCGCAGCAAGTGCCGCATCCGCATCGGGGGGCACCTGGAGCGCTGGTGTCGCCTCAAGGAGCAGCTCGGCTTCGCCCTGCACTCCCAGTTGGCCCAGTTCCTCCTCGACAG GTACAGCTCCCATGGCTGCGTCTGGAGCCCAG GCGAGCCGGAGCCCAACCTTCTCCATGCCGATGCCCTGCAGCGCCTGGTCGTCCTGTCCCACGGTCATGGCCAAGAGTGCGGTTTTGTCCCTGACGTGAAGCCCCCGGCCCCAGGCAGCACGTCCCCGCTGGTGTGGGAGTGCGtggctgggcacagcttttcctGGGGTGTCCCCGGGGCGGCAGGGGACCGTACCCCCACAACCGGCCACCATGGAGAGGAACAACAGGGGGACTCGGGGTGCAGCTCCCCGCCGGCCACCGGCCGCCGGCGCTCGCTCCGGcaagcagggctggctgctgagTCCGGCTCTGGGAAGGGTGAAGCCGAACCAGAGGGAGCAGCTCAATTGCCTGTCGGTGACAGGGACCGGACGGAAGAGCCAGGAGCTCGTAGTGATGACACTGGTGATGGCAATGCAG CTCCCCAGGTGCCAACAGAGACGGGGACCGTGGCAAAAGATCACGGGAG CGCACTTGTCCCGGAGGAGAAGACGGAGCAGGGGGCTGAGCAccaagaagaggaggaggaagaggaggatgaggactTTGCTGAGGAGGATGACCTCACCTACACCGATGATCTGCGTGATGAGAATTACCACCCATCTCTGGACAG TGACTCTGAGCTGCAGCGACGACAAAGCCAGACCAAAGCTCGTAAGAAATCCGTAAAGGAGGAGCAGCCCCCAAATGAGCCAAACCTGACCAACTCCAGCCCGTCGGAGGAGAAGGGTGGACGAGTCAA CTGCAAGAGGCGAGCGCAGCCGTGCGATGAGGACGTGGCCCAGATCGGCCCGAAGAGGATCAG GAAGGCAGCGAAGCGCGAGATCCTCCTGTGCGACTTTGAAGGCTGTGGCAAGATCTTCTCCAACCGCCAGTACCTGAAC CACCACAAGAAGTACCAGCACGTCCACCAGAAGACCTTCACCTGCTCGGAGCCCAGCTGTGGCAAGTCTTTCAACTTCAAGAAGCACCTCAAGGAGCACGAGAAACTGCACAGCG ACAAGCGGGACTATATCTGCGAGTTCTGCGCCCGTTCCTTTCGTACCAGCAGCAACTTGATCATCCACAGACGCATCCACACAGGCGAGAAACCCCTGCA GTGTGAGATCTGTGGCTTCACCTGCCGCCAGAAAGCCTCCCTGAACTGGCACATGAAGAAACACGACGCCGACTCCTTCTACCAGTTCTCCTGCGACATCTGCGGCAAGAAGTTCGAGAAGAAAGACAACGTCACCGCCCACAAAAGCAAAAGTCACCCTGAAGTGCCCAGCGGACCCCCCCAGGCCGAGGGGGGCCAGCGGCAGATGGTGCCATCCCCACCGCCCAACTTCAGGGCAGGGacgcaggcagggctggagcacccGGAGGCACCTGGAACGTTGGCCGTGGAACCCCTGGAGATGCCAGGGCTTGGGGACACCCTGGTGAGCGGTGGTGAACTGGAGAAGACCCCAGCTCCCATTGCAGCCTCAGCTGAATATAGTGGGCAGGATCCAGGCGTGCCCCGAGGCCAGGTGATGGACAGCGTTGGGTCGTAG
- the ZNF692 gene encoding zinc finger protein 692 isoform X1, giving the protein MECGPAEETPPMEPGRPGRQRAPDCIRRQKRRELDARRSKCRIRIGGHLERWCRLKEQLGFALHSQLAQFLLDRYSSHGCVWSPGEPEPNLLHADALQRLVVLSHGHGQECGFVPDVKPPAPGSTSPLVWECVAGHSFSWGVPGAAGDRTPTTGHHGEEQQGDSGCSSPPATGRRRSLRQAGLAAESGSGKGEAEPEGAAQLPVGDRDRTEEPGARSDDTGDGNAAPQVPTETGTVAKDHGSALVPEEKTEQGAEHQEEEEEEEDEDFAEEDDLTYTDDLRDENYHPSLDSDSELQRRQSQTKARKKSVKEEQPPNEPNLTNSSPSEEKGGRVNCKRRAQPCDEDVAQIGPKRIRKAAKREILLCDFEGCGKIFSNRQYLNHHKKYQHVHQKTFTCSEPSCGKSFNFKKHLKEHEKLHSDKRDYICEFCARSFRTSSNLIIHRRIHTGEKPLQCEICGFTCRQKASLNWHMKKHDADSFYQFSCDICGKKFEKKDNVTAHKSKSHPEVPSGPPQAEGGQRQMVPSPPPNFRAGTQAGLEHPEAPGTLAVEPLEMPGLGDTLVSGGELEKTPAPIAASAEYSGQDPGVPRGQVMDSVGS; this is encoded by the exons ATGGAGTGCGGCCCGGCGGAGGAG accccccccatgGAGCCGGGCCGCCCGGGCCGGCAGCGGGCCCCCGATTGCATCCGACGACAGAAGCGACGGGAGCTGGACGCCCGCCGCAGCAAGTGCCGCATCCGCATCGGGGGGCACCTGGAGCGCTGGTGTCGCCTCAAGGAGCAGCTCGGCTTCGCCCTGCACTCCCAGTTGGCCCAGTTCCTCCTCGACAG GTACAGCTCCCATGGCTGCGTCTGGAGCCCAG GCGAGCCGGAGCCCAACCTTCTCCATGCCGATGCCCTGCAGCGCCTGGTCGTCCTGTCCCACGGTCATGGCCAAGAGTGCGGTTTTGTCCCTGACGTGAAGCCCCCGGCCCCAGGCAGCACGTCCCCGCTGGTGTGGGAGTGCGtggctgggcacagcttttcctGGGGTGTCCCCGGGGCGGCAGGGGACCGTACCCCCACAACCGGCCACCATGGAGAGGAACAACAGGGGGACTCGGGGTGCAGCTCCCCGCCGGCCACCGGCCGCCGGCGCTCGCTCCGGcaagcagggctggctgctgagTCCGGCTCTGGGAAGGGTGAAGCCGAACCAGAGGGAGCAGCTCAATTGCCTGTCGGTGACAGGGACCGGACGGAAGAGCCAGGAGCTCGTAGTGATGACACTGGTGATGGCAATGCAG CTCCCCAGGTGCCAACAGAGACGGGGACCGTGGCAAAAGATCACGGGAG CGCACTTGTCCCGGAGGAGAAGACGGAGCAGGGGGCTGAGCAccaagaagaggaggaggaagaggaggatgaggactTTGCTGAGGAGGATGACCTCACCTACACCGATGATCTGCGTGATGAGAATTACCACCCATCTCTGGACAG TGACTCTGAGCTGCAGCGACGACAAAGCCAGACCAAAGCTCGTAAGAAATCCGTAAAGGAGGAGCAGCCCCCAAATGAGCCAAACCTGACCAACTCCAGCCCGTCGGAGGAGAAGGGTGGACGAGTCAA CTGCAAGAGGCGAGCGCAGCCGTGCGATGAGGACGTGGCCCAGATCGGCCCGAAGAGGATCAG GAAGGCAGCGAAGCGCGAGATCCTCCTGTGCGACTTTGAAGGCTGTGGCAAGATCTTCTCCAACCGCCAGTACCTGAAC CACCACAAGAAGTACCAGCACGTCCACCAGAAGACCTTCACCTGCTCGGAGCCCAGCTGTGGCAAGTCTTTCAACTTCAAGAAGCACCTCAAGGAGCACGAGAAACTGCACAGCG ACAAGCGGGACTATATCTGCGAGTTCTGCGCCCGTTCCTTTCGTACCAGCAGCAACTTGATCATCCACAGACGCATCCACACAGGCGAGAAACCCCTGCA GTGTGAGATCTGTGGCTTCACCTGCCGCCAGAAAGCCTCCCTGAACTGGCACATGAAGAAACACGACGCCGACTCCTTCTACCAGTTCTCCTGCGACATCTGCGGCAAGAAGTTCGAGAAGAAAGACAACGTCACCGCCCACAAAAGCAAAAGTCACCCTGAAGTGCCCAGCGGACCCCCCCAGGCCGAGGGGGGCCAGCGGCAGATGGTGCCATCCCCACCGCCCAACTTCAGGGCAGGGacgcaggcagggctggagcacccGGAGGCACCTGGAACGTTGGCCGTGGAACCCCTGGAGATGCCAGGGCTTGGGGACACCCTGGTGAGCGGTGGTGAACTGGAGAAGACCCCAGCTCCCATTGCAGCCTCAGCTGAATATAGTGGGCAGGATCCAGGCGTGCCCCGAGGCCAGGTGATGGACAGCGTTGGGTCGTAG